In Humulus lupulus chromosome 7, drHumLupu1.1, whole genome shotgun sequence, the following are encoded in one genomic region:
- the LOC133792593 gene encoding uncharacterized protein LOC133792593 yields MAEMMKSMREEIRMLKSQQGPSGNPQHTSTEAESCTCKIYQHQHNKQMSCPVMAQFLPNTLYYKRFFPYYSFNVLGGLDNEGKGCVFTYVVVGSYEKVGYSSQDSGSTLIMLVLDKHLKAPSPLILPAQDAVTPLSEAEAIDLVKTVFVAATERDIYTGDKEDTKQWKSMRRAYGAVWDMANPPTSSRPITLRFQATASLGYTYWVRSTDHLEMNAVGPKTDAVQRGVQPDQIIFTDVAMKGEHIKRSALADLFLDTCQYLYLCLGLDCVKGIVNISLDVAKYGFDHKAHSAADFCSLVYCGVLFVFLFFEFLMACWT; encoded by the exons ATGGCGGAAATGATGAAGTCAATGCGTGAAGAGATCCGGATGTTGAAATCTCAACAAGGTCCATCTGGTAATCCTCAGCATACCAGTACAGAAGCTGAGTCGTG CACGTGCAAG ATTTATCAACATCAACATAACAAACAAATGAGCTGCCCTGTTATGGCCCAATTTCTGCCAAACACTCTCTACTACAAACGTTTCTTTCCTTACTACTCATTCAATGTTttag gtGGTCTCGATAATGAAG GCAAGGGTTGTGTCTTCACATACGTTGTTGTTGGTTCCTACGAGAAGGTTGGATATAGCTCTCAAGATTCTGGTTCAACACTTATCATGCTTGTTTTGGATAAGCATCTAAAGGCTCCCAGCCCTCTTATATTGCCTGCTCAG GATGCTGTCACTCCACTTTCTGAAGCAGAAGCAATTGATTTGGTGAAAACAGTTTTTGTTGCTGCAACTGAGAGAGATATATACACTGGAGACAAG GAGGATACCAAACAATGGAAATCCATGCGCAGAGCCTATGGGGCAGTTTGGGACATGGCAAATCCACCAACAAGCAGCAGACCGATCACCTTGAGATTCCAAGCTACAGCCAGTTTAGGGTACACTTATTGGGTTCGCTCTACTGATCACCTTGAGATGAATGCtgttggacccaaaacgg ATGCTGTTCAAAGAGGTGTACAACCAGATCAGATTATTTTCACAGATGTTGCCATGAAGGGTGAACATATCAAGCGCAGTGCTTTAGCAGATTTATTCTTGGACAC GTGTCAATATCTCTATTTGTGTTTGGGTTTGGATTGTGTTAAAGGGATTGTCAACATCTCTCTTGATGTTGCAAAATA tgGCTTCGATCATAAAGCACACTCTGCTGCTGATTTTTGTAGCTTAGTTTATTGTGGTGTTCTATTTGTGTTTCTCTTTTTTGAGTTTCTTATGGCTTGTTGGACTTAG